Proteins from a single region of Antechinus flavipes isolate AdamAnt ecotype Samford, QLD, Australia chromosome 2, AdamAnt_v2, whole genome shotgun sequence:
- the LOC127547107 gene encoding olfactory receptor 49-like translates to MENSTTITEIILRGLTDACEFQMLIFVGLLLTYFVTLLGNLLIIVVTLMDHRLHTPMYYFLRNFAVLEIWFTSVIFPKMLNNILIGNKTISLLGCFLQCFLYFFLGTTEFLLLAVMSFDRYVAICNPLRYATIMSKRVCVQLVLSSWVGGFLLIIVPSCITFQQPFCGPNVINHFFCDNFPLLELVCADTSLVELIGFVVANVSLLGTLSVTASCYGHIIYTILRIPSAKERQKAFSTCSSHIIVVSLFYGSCIFMYVRAGKGNEGENLNKVVAILNTVVTPMLNPFIYTLRNKQVKLVIREKVAKWISQA, encoded by the coding sequence ATGGAGAACAGCACCACTATAACTGAGATCATTCTTCGGGGACTCACAGATGCCTGTGAATTCCAGATGCTGATCTTCGTGGGGCTCCTCCTGACCTACTTTGTCACACTGCTAGGGAACCTCCTCATCATTGTTGTCACCCTGATGGATCATCGCCTTCACACCCCTATGTACTACTTCCTCAGAAACTTTGCTGTTCTGGAGATCTGGTTCACTTCTGTCATCTTTCCCAAGATGCTGAACAACATCCTAATAGGGAACAAGACTATCTCTTTACTGGGATGCTTCCTACAGTGTTTCCTCTACTTCTTCCTAGGAACCACAGAATTCCTTCTTCTAGCTGTGATGTCCTTTGATAGGTATGTGGCAATCTGTAACCCCTTGCGTTATGCTACCATCATGAGCAAAAGGGTCTGTGTGCAGCTGGTGCTGTCCTCATGGGTGGGAGGTTTCCTTCTCATCATTGTCCCAAGCTGTATCACATTCCAGCAGCCTTTCTGTGGCCCCAATGTCATCAACCACTTTTTCTGTGACAATTTCCCATTGCTAGAACTGGTCTGTGCTGACACAAGCTTGGTGGAACTGATAGGCTTTGTTGTGGCCAATGTAAGTCTGTTGGGTACCTTATCTGTCACTGCCTCCTGTTATGGCCACATCATCTATACAATCTTGCGTATCCCTTCAGCCAAGGAGAGGCAGAAAGCCTTTTCCACTTGTTCCTCCCACATCATTGTGGTATCCCTTTTTTATGGCAGTTGCATCTTTATGTATGTCAGGGCAGGTAAAGGCAATGAAGGAGAGAACCTGAACAAGGTGGTGGCCATCCTCAACACCGTAGTGACTCCAATGCTCAACCCTTTCATCTACACCCTGAGGAACAAACAGGTGAAACTGGTGATTAGGGAAAAGGTGGCCAAGTGGATTTCCCAAGCTTGA